AACTGTGATTGCTTTTTCGCAAATAAATCTACATTTCCTTGCAACAAGGCAGTCTGGTTTCATATTTTCGGATATTACAAATATACATCGACCGACGGTCCTCGATTTTGTTCCTCCTCTTCTTTTCAATTTCAGTTCACGCTCCATATATCTCTCCGCGTAATTCAGTCTGATTTTCTTTCAAAGTCAATTTGTGACCCGTTTGACGGCAATGATGGCCATTTCCTTCCGTCTTGCCTGGGGATTCCTGCCCCAGGAAGGATCAGTCGGTCCTCGTGATCGTTCTCACATTCATCGCCTTCGCCCCGATCAGATCTCCTCCAGAAACTTGCTTGTCATGGAGTCGtacactggcccttcagcccgacttgcccacaccgaccaagatgccccacctgcccgggtttggcctatctccctccaaaccttttcccaCCCGGGTACTTGTCCAAACGtcctccgatttccttccacacattcttttcctcatctcctgtgGATGCTGCCAGATGCGATGATGGTTTGCTCTATCGTCAATCCATTTTAATTTTTTGATCGATCGGCTTGTAAAGAAAATGTGGCTCTTCACGGCTGGATCGCTGACCAGAATAACCGGAGTTGAAAGTTTGTATTTGTTTACATCGACGCAAGCTCAGAAATTTTGTGAAATCATAAGTtcccggagcagaattaggccattcggcccatcgagtcgactccgccattcaatcatggctgatctcacaagttcataggtgataggagcagaattgggccgtttggcccatcgagtcaactttgccattcagtcatggctgacctatctctccctctccgccccattctcctgccttcgccccatggcCCGTGACACACATGATCCCCTGGCGTTCTCGTGCTGCTTCTTGTCGTTACCGCTTTCGACCATTTTCTCGCTTCcccggagggtgggggtggggggggggggggaacggcgGCGGCTTCGGTTACAATATGCAGTCGTGCCTCTCGGTGGCCTTGAGCGCCTCGTGCATGCTGGCGGCCGACAGCCTCCGGTTGATGTTCCTGTACTTGCAGCGCAGCAGGTTCCAGAAGGTCGTCCTCAGGTCGCGGTTGAAGAAGGCGTAGATGAGCGGGTTGATGAGGGAGTTGGTGTAGCCCAGCCACAGCAACGTTCTCTCCAGCCGCAGGGGCATGCAGCTGCACTCGATGCCGCAGATGAAGGGCCGGGCGGCGGACAGCAGGAAGAAGGGCAGCCAGCAGAAGGTGAAGGCCCCCACGATGATGCCCAGGGTCCGGGCTGCCTTCTGCTCCCTTTTGAAGATGGAGATGTTCCTGCGGTCGTGCTTGAGGAGCTTGGACAAGATGGCGCACTCCTCCGCGGCCTTTGACCTCTTGGTGGCACGGTTGGCGCGGGCATCCTCCTCCATGTTGTAGACACCGTCCTGCTGGTACTGCCGGGGGATGCCAATGAACTTGTGCTTCTCCGCGCTCACCTTAGCAGCCTTGTATATCCGGTAGTACATAATCAACATGACAGTCATGGGGATGTAGAAGGCCACTCCCGTGGAGTAGACCGTGTAACCAAAGTCTTGGCTGATGAGACACACCCGGTCCACCGTGACGTTCTTGGCCCAACCGAACAATGGCGGTAGGGTTATGGACGCCGACAGGAGCCAAACAGTCATCACCATTTTGGCCATGGACCTCCCATTTTGCCTCACTGGGTACGTCAGTGGCCGCGTTATTCCCAGGTATCTGAAAGACAACGTCAAGCAGAGGGAAAATTAGAATAACATGAGCAATAGAagtgggagatagacacagagtgccggagtaactcagcgggccaggcagagtctctggagaacatggataaggtgacgtttccgggtctTGGCCCTCCTTCAGGCTTTTGTGACTTCAgaccccgaagaagggtccccacctgaaacgtcaccgatccattttctccagaggtgctgcttgacccgcaaACTTACTCCAGAGTtactctatctttggtatgaaccattaTTACAATCGACGAGGGAGTTGGTCAAtcaggcggcgcggtggcgcagcggtagagttgctgcctcacagcgccagagacctggtttccatccagactacaggtgccatctgtacagatttgcacgttcgccccgtgacccgcgtgggtgttctccgggtgctccggtttcctcccacatcccaaagacgtgcaggtgtgtaggttgagaggctcctgtaaattgtccctagtgtgtaggacgaaACTAGTGAagcagtgattgctggtcagtgcagactctctgggccaaagggcctgtttctacactgtatttctacacctgttctgccattcacaGCTGATCTGTTAGCTCAGCGGCATTTCCCCCACAATGTCCAAACCCCTTGATCTGTGTGAGAtaactgctattgagggcgtgcagcgtaggttcactaggttcattcccggaatggcgggactgttgtatgttgaaagactggagcgactaggcttgtatacactgggatttagaaggatgagaggggatcttatcgaaacatataagattattaaggggttggacacgttagaggcaggaaacatgttcccaatgttgggggagtccagaaccaggggccacagtttaagaataaggggtaggccatttagaacggagatgaggaaaaactttttcagtcagagagttgtaaatctgtggaattctctgcctcagaaggcagtggaggccaattctctgaatgcattcaagagagagctggatagagctcttaaggatagcggagtcagggggtatggggagaaggcaggaacggggtactgattgagaatgatccatcatggtcacattgaatggtggtgctggctcgaagggccgaatggcctactcctgcacctattgtctattaaactgcTCCTTTAATCTTtatccctctcacattaaagctgttAAAGCAAGAAATAAAAAAGTTTTGTTGCATAAAAACTATCATCTCCCACATTGAAAAAAGCCATATTCTCCTTCAGGGCATCATCCACATGTGTCcatgatgaatgaataagtttgaatgaatacgtttattggccaagtatgtacacgtacaaggaatgtgccttggtgctccgctcgcgagtaacaacacgaacatatagtaaacgattaagaataaagcattaaaacattaagagtaCAACATTAcacgtttaaacatgtgagtgaaataaaccagagcaaaagaaggcagtggaggccaattctctgactgcattcaagagagagctggatagagctcttaaggatagcggagtcagggggtatgggaag
This region of Rhinoraja longicauda isolate Sanriku21f chromosome 1, sRhiLon1.1, whole genome shotgun sequence genomic DNA includes:
- the LOC144598582 gene encoding 5-hydroxytryptamine receptor 7-like, whose amino-acid sequence is MLVHASSIHLGQGSVGIAGSRGHWRGLALSPSPTGPPGQGNLTNGTDYCGEAIPLYGDVEKVVIGLVLSVITLWIIAGNAMVIISVGIVKKLRQPSNYLVVSLAAADLSVALAVMPFVIITDLVGGEWLFGKVFCNVFIAMDVMCCTASIMTLCVISVDRYLGITRPLTYPVRQNGRSMAKMVMTVWLLSASITLPPLFGWAKNVTVDRVCLISQDFGYTVYSTGVAFYIPMTVMLIMYYRIYKAAKVSAEKHKFIGIPRQYQQDGVYNMEEDARANRATKRSKAAEECAILSKLLKHDRRNISIFKREQKAARTLGIIVGAFTFCWLPFFLLSAARPFICGIECSCMPLRLERTLLWLGYTNSLINPLIYAFFNRDLRTTFWNLLRCKYRNINRRLSAASMHEALKATERHDCIL